A region of Brevundimonas sp. NIBR10 DNA encodes the following proteins:
- a CDS encoding 3-hydroxyacyl-CoA dehydrogenase NAD-binding domain-containing protein, which yields MENFKIDVDADGIALVTFDVPGQSMNTLTNGVMAELPTLVERLKTDDAIKGAVITSGKASGFCAGADLGDISGGMLAGGGGLQGAYDAGWRFNGALRALETCGKPVAAAINGLALGGGLELALACHYRVVGDSPKIQLGLPEIKVGLFPGGGGTQRLPRLIGVQAALMAMTAGSSWRPNDAKGAGVVHEVVAPGTEVEAAKAWLKAGGKGVQPWDTKEFKIPGGGPYHPAGMQNFLVGNAMIRKQSYGNFPAAINLMKAVYEGLQVPMDAALRIETRYFIKTLMTPQAQAMIRSLFLSKQELDKGAVRPAGIPKSDPKKVTVIGAGMMGAGIAYVQALAGIETILIDRDQDAADKGKAHVADLLKKRLSKGAIDQAKYDALLGSVTATTDYDLIKGSDLVIEAVFENREIKADVTKRAEAQLAPGAIFGSNTSTLPITGLAEASVRPEDFIGIHFFSPVDKMMLVEIILGEKTGQAAIAKSLDYILKIKKTPIVVNDSRGFYTSRCFSTFLMEGMAMLEEGYAPALIDNIGRMTGMPRGPLEMHDDVALDLSYKIAKQTALDLGDKFVPAEGADIVAKMVEGGRFGRKNGMGFYDYASKPKTIWPGLAELAPTTKGIDGPEEPTAFAQIDELKTRLLYRQAVEVARCWEEGVIDDPREADLGAILGWGFAPWTGGPITLIDQTGLSTFVETCDRLTATYGDRFKVPQLLRDMAAKGETFYGNFEGAQKAAA from the coding sequence ATGGAAAACTTCAAGATCGACGTCGACGCCGACGGTATCGCGCTCGTCACCTTCGACGTGCCAGGCCAGTCGATGAACACCCTGACCAATGGCGTCATGGCCGAGCTGCCGACCCTGGTCGAACGTCTCAAGACCGACGACGCCATCAAGGGCGCGGTGATCACCTCGGGCAAGGCCTCGGGCTTCTGCGCGGGCGCTGACCTCGGCGACATCTCCGGCGGAATGCTGGCGGGCGGCGGGGGCCTTCAGGGCGCCTATGACGCCGGCTGGCGCTTCAACGGGGCCCTGCGCGCGCTGGAGACCTGCGGCAAGCCGGTGGCGGCCGCGATCAACGGCCTTGCGCTGGGTGGCGGTCTGGAGCTGGCTCTGGCCTGCCACTACCGCGTGGTCGGCGACAGCCCCAAGATCCAGCTGGGCCTGCCCGAGATCAAGGTCGGCCTGTTCCCCGGCGGTGGCGGCACCCAGCGTCTGCCGCGCCTGATCGGCGTCCAGGCGGCACTGATGGCCATGACGGCGGGTTCCTCGTGGCGTCCGAATGACGCCAAGGGTGCGGGCGTGGTGCATGAGGTCGTCGCCCCGGGCACCGAGGTCGAGGCCGCCAAGGCTTGGCTCAAGGCCGGCGGCAAGGGCGTCCAGCCCTGGGACACCAAGGAATTCAAGATCCCCGGCGGCGGCCCCTACCACCCGGCCGGAATGCAGAATTTCCTCGTCGGCAACGCGATGATCCGCAAGCAGTCGTATGGAAATTTCCCGGCCGCCATCAACCTGATGAAGGCGGTTTATGAGGGCCTGCAGGTGCCGATGGACGCAGCCCTGCGGATCGAGACCCGCTATTTCATCAAGACCCTGATGACGCCCCAGGCCCAGGCGATGATCCGGTCCCTGTTCCTGTCCAAGCAGGAGCTCGACAAGGGTGCCGTGCGTCCCGCCGGTATCCCCAAGTCCGATCCCAAGAAGGTCACGGTCATCGGCGCGGGCATGATGGGCGCGGGCATCGCCTATGTTCAGGCCCTGGCCGGGATCGAGACCATATTGATCGACCGCGATCAGGACGCCGCCGACAAGGGCAAGGCGCACGTCGCCGACCTGCTCAAGAAGCGTCTGTCCAAGGGCGCGATCGATCAGGCCAAATACGACGCCCTGCTGGGTTCGGTCACGGCGACCACCGACTATGACCTGATCAAGGGCTCCGACCTGGTCATCGAGGCCGTGTTCGAGAACCGCGAGATCAAGGCCGACGTCACCAAGCGGGCCGAGGCCCAGCTGGCCCCGGGGGCCATCTTCGGCTCCAACACCTCGACCCTGCCGATCACCGGCCTGGCCGAAGCGTCGGTTCGCCCCGAAGACTTCATCGGCATCCACTTCTTCTCGCCCGTCGACAAGATGATGCTGGTCGAGATCATCCTGGGCGAGAAGACCGGTCAGGCAGCGATCGCCAAATCGCTGGACTACATCCTCAAGATCAAGAAGACCCCGATCGTGGTCAACGACTCGCGCGGTTTCTATACCAGCCGCTGCTTCTCCACCTTCCTGATGGAAGGCATGGCGATGCTGGAAGAAGGTTACGCCCCGGCCCTGATCGACAACATCGGTCGGATGACCGGCATGCCGCGCGGCCCGCTGGAGATGCACGACGACGTCGCTCTGGACCTGTCCTACAAGATCGCCAAACAGACGGCGCTCGACCTGGGCGACAAGTTCGTCCCGGCCGAGGGAGCCGACATCGTGGCCAAGATGGTCGAGGGAGGTCGTTTCGGCCGCAAGAACGGCATGGGCTTCTATGACTATGCCTCCAAGCCCAAGACCATCTGGCCGGGCCTCGCCGAACTGGCCCCGACCACCAAGGGCATCGACGGTCCGGAAGAGCCCACAGCCTTCGCCCAGATCGACGAGCTGAAGACCCGTCTGCTTTACCGCCAGGCCGTCGAGGTCGCGCGCTGCTGGGAAGAGGGGGTCATCGACGATCCGCGCGAGGCCGATCTGGGTGCCATCCTGGGCTGGGGCTTCGCGCCCTGGACCGGCGGGCCGATCACCCTGATCGACCAGACGGGGCTGTCGACGTTCGTCGAGACCTGCGACCGGCTGACGGCGACCTATGGCGACCGGTTCAAGGTGCCCCAGCTGCTGCGCGACATGGCGGCCAAGGGCGAGACCTTCTACGGCAATTTCGAAGGCGCTCAGAAAGCCGCGGCCTGA
- a CDS encoding aldo/keto reductase — MTALPDGTLIPVLGQGTWEIGDSLRTGDAEQAALSRGLDLGLSLIDTAELYGNGASERLVGEVIQGRRDEVFLVSKVRPENAGEMSMMLACERSLERLGVDRLDLYLLHWESRHPMDEIIAGFEELVDEGMIARWGVSNLDMRAMTIMEGIDGAEHCQTNQVLYHLGSRGVEFDLLPWMQERTMPLMAYSPLGRGELLEHPALIAVADRHGATPAQIALAALMLREGVVLIPKASTIAHVEDNAAALDIQLDGEDLEALDRAFPPPTSEQPLDII; from the coding sequence ATGACCGCCCTTCCCGATGGAACCCTGATCCCCGTGCTCGGCCAGGGGACGTGGGAGATCGGCGACAGCCTGAGGACCGGCGACGCCGAACAGGCGGCCCTGTCGCGCGGGCTCGACCTGGGCCTCAGCCTGATTGACACGGCCGAACTGTACGGCAACGGGGCGTCCGAGCGGCTGGTCGGGGAGGTGATTCAGGGTCGTCGCGACGAGGTCTTCCTGGTCTCCAAGGTGCGACCCGAGAACGCCGGCGAGATGTCGATGATGCTGGCCTGCGAGCGCAGTCTGGAGCGGCTGGGGGTCGACCGGCTGGACCTGTATCTGCTGCACTGGGAAAGCCGCCACCCGATGGACGAGATCATCGCCGGGTTCGAGGAACTGGTCGACGAGGGGATGATCGCGCGCTGGGGCGTATCGAACCTGGACATGCGGGCCATGACCATCATGGAGGGGATCGACGGGGCCGAGCACTGCCAGACCAATCAGGTCCTCTATCACCTGGGCTCGCGCGGGGTGGAGTTCGACCTGCTGCCGTGGATGCAGGAGCGGACCATGCCGCTGATGGCCTATTCGCCGCTCGGGCGGGGCGAACTGCTGGAACATCCCGCCCTGATCGCCGTCGCCGATCGCCACGGCGCGACCCCGGCCCAGATCGCCCTGGCGGCCCTGATGCTGCGTGAAGGGGTCGTCCTGATCCCCAAGGCATCGACGATCGCCCACGTCGAGGACAATGCCGCCGCGCTCGACATCCAGCTGGACGGCGAGGACCTCGAGGCTCTGGATCGCGCCTTTCCGCCGCCCACTAGCGAACAGCCGCTCGACATCATCTGA
- a CDS encoding acetyl-CoA C-acetyltransferase has product MADAYIYDAVRTPRGKGKKDGSLHEITALSLASQVLEALRDRNDLDTSRVDDVILGCVTPIGEQGADIARTAVLAAGWAQTTAGVQVNRFCASGLEAVNMATAKVKSGEADFAVGGGIEAMSRVPMSSDGGAWPIDPSAAIAAYFAPQGVSADMIATKYGFSRDDVDAYAVESHKRAARAWAEGRFSKSVVAVKDQLGLVRLDHDETIRPTTDMQSLGGLNPSFAMMGEMAFDAVIGQRYPEVERVNHVHTPGNSSGIVDGSAGVLIGTLEAGKALGLKPRAKILGGASIGSEPSIMLTGPEYVTRKLLGKLGMTTADIDLWELNEAFAAVVLRYMQALDIDHAKMNVNGGGISMGHPLGATGAMITGIALDELERSNQSTALITLCIGGGMGTATVIERV; this is encoded by the coding sequence ATGGCCGACGCTTATATCTACGACGCGGTGCGCACGCCGCGCGGCAAGGGCAAGAAGGACGGTTCCCTGCACGAGATCACGGCGCTCAGCCTGGCCTCGCAGGTTCTGGAGGCGCTGCGTGATCGCAACGATCTCGATACGTCCAGGGTCGACGACGTCATCCTGGGCTGCGTGACGCCCATCGGGGAACAGGGCGCCGACATCGCGCGCACCGCCGTTCTGGCGGCCGGCTGGGCCCAGACGACGGCCGGCGTTCAGGTCAACCGCTTCTGCGCCTCGGGCCTGGAAGCCGTGAACATGGCGACCGCCAAGGTGAAATCCGGCGAGGCCGATTTCGCGGTCGGCGGCGGCATCGAGGCCATGAGCCGCGTGCCCATGAGCTCGGACGGCGGCGCCTGGCCGATCGACCCCTCGGCGGCCATCGCGGCCTATTTCGCGCCCCAGGGCGTCTCGGCCGACATGATCGCCACCAAGTATGGCTTCAGCCGCGACGACGTGGACGCCTATGCGGTCGAGAGCCACAAGCGCGCCGCCCGCGCCTGGGCCGAGGGCCGGTTCTCGAAATCGGTCGTGGCGGTCAAGGATCAGCTGGGCCTGGTCCGGCTGGACCATGACGAGACCATCCGCCCGACCACCGACATGCAGTCCCTGGGCGGGCTGAACCCCTCCTTCGCCATGATGGGCGAGATGGCCTTCGACGCCGTGATCGGCCAGCGTTACCCCGAGGTCGAGCGCGTCAACCACGTCCATACCCCCGGCAACTCGTCCGGTATCGTCGATGGATCGGCCGGCGTCCTGATCGGCACGCTTGAGGCCGGCAAGGCCCTCGGCCTCAAGCCGCGGGCGAAGATCCTGGGCGGCGCCTCGATCGGCTCCGAGCCGTCGATCATGCTGACCGGACCGGAATATGTGACCCGCAAGCTGCTCGGCAAGCTGGGCATGACCACGGCCGACATCGACCTGTGGGAGCTGAACGAGGCCTTCGCCGCCGTCGTGCTGCGCTACATGCAGGCGCTCGACATCGACCACGCGAAAATGAATGTTAACGGCGGCGGCATCTCGATGGGCCACCCGCTGGGGGCCACCGGGGCCATGATCACCGGCATCGCCCTGGACGAGCTGGAGCGGTCGAACCAGTCCACCGCCCTGATCACACTGTGCATCGGCGGCGGCATGGGCACCGCCACCGTCATCGAACGCGTTTGA
- a CDS encoding DNA translocase FtsK 4TM domain-containing protein: MIIGNRAWLSARVLWDAPFMVRFRGVLQALLATLLAVALVSWNPADPSFNASSGASATNWLGDNGALFADLAMQSLGLAAWPMTALLIAFGLAHAIGEAIQQRLKPTPLKALSATGGVLMLSAALSALAAPAAWPLAAGMGGLWGDAVSGVTIGGLTALRIPGAAIIVGLLFGGLGLWATGYAVGLRISDFGEATAWASGLRRRPAPVAAAPVRKPRAPRAAPTAAPLIMPEVEPALSTRTRAPVEEPALEDVDAAPPWDEPAPYAPAPAPLASTEPRVAAPKAPKKRAVDDDQIGFEFTRPEGAFDLPPLGILTKPLARVGAVDEHALKQNAKMLEGVLAEFGVRGVIDQIRPGPVVTLYELAPAPGVKHGRVVALSDDIARSMSARACRISVVQGRNAIGIELPNAKRETVYLRDLLSSAEYDKKGHLLPLALGETIGGEPYVADLARMPHLLIAGTTGSGKSVGVNAMILSILYRHSPAECRFIMIDPKMLELSVYDGIPHLLAPVVTDPKKAVVALKWTVREMEDRYRRMSKLGVRNVASYNDRAREAQAKGEHFERTVQTGFDDQGRPVYESEKIRPEPMPYLVVVMDEMADLMLVAGKDVEGAVQRLAQMARAAGIHLIMATQRPSVDVITGTIKANFPTRISFQVTSKIDSRTILGEQGGEQLLGQGDMLYMAGGGRITRLHGPFVDDKEVEDVCKHLRAQAEPDYLDLITDDPDGDGDAAMGGEDGGGSGDDLYDRAVAVVTRDRKASTSYVQRRLQIGYNRAASLIERMEQEGVVSAANHAGKRDILAGPPPMA, from the coding sequence ATGATCATCGGCAATCGCGCCTGGTTGAGCGCCCGCGTGCTGTGGGACGCGCCCTTCATGGTGCGGTTCCGGGGCGTGCTTCAGGCCCTGCTGGCGACCCTGCTGGCGGTGGCGCTGGTGTCGTGGAATCCGGCCGATCCCAGTTTCAACGCGTCGTCGGGCGCGTCCGCGACCAATTGGCTGGGTGACAACGGGGCCCTGTTCGCCGATCTGGCCATGCAGTCCCTGGGTCTGGCCGCCTGGCCGATGACCGCCCTGCTGATCGCCTTCGGCCTGGCCCACGCGATCGGTGAGGCCATCCAGCAAAGGCTCAAACCCACGCCGCTCAAGGCCCTGTCGGCGACCGGCGGCGTCCTGATGCTGTCGGCCGCGCTCTCGGCCCTGGCCGCCCCCGCCGCATGGCCGCTGGCGGCCGGCATGGGCGGCCTGTGGGGAGACGCCGTGTCCGGCGTGACCATCGGCGGCCTGACCGCCCTGCGCATCCCCGGCGCGGCGATCATTGTCGGCCTGCTGTTTGGCGGTCTGGGCCTGTGGGCCACCGGCTATGCCGTGGGCCTGCGCATTTCGGATTTCGGCGAGGCCACCGCCTGGGCCTCTGGCCTGCGCCGTCGGCCCGCACCGGTCGCAGCCGCCCCCGTTCGCAAGCCCCGTGCGCCGCGCGCCGCGCCGACGGCCGCTCCGCTTATCATGCCCGAGGTCGAGCCTGCGCTTTCGACCCGCACCCGCGCGCCGGTCGAGGAGCCCGCGCTGGAAGATGTCGACGCCGCCCCGCCCTGGGACGAGCCCGCGCCGTATGCCCCGGCTCCCGCCCCCCTCGCCTCGACCGAACCCCGCGTCGCCGCCCCCAAGGCCCCCAAGAAGCGCGCCGTTGACGACGACCAGATCGGCTTCGAGTTCACCCGTCCCGAAGGCGCCTTCGACCTGCCCCCGCTCGGTATCCTGACCAAGCCGCTGGCCCGCGTCGGGGCCGTGGACGAACACGCGCTGAAGCAGAACGCCAAGATGCTGGAGGGCGTCCTGGCCGAGTTCGGCGTACGCGGCGTGATCGACCAGATCCGCCCCGGCCCCGTCGTCACCCTGTACGAACTCGCCCCGGCCCCCGGCGTGAAGCACGGCCGGGTCGTGGCCCTGTCCGACGACATCGCCCGTTCCATGTCGGCCCGCGCCTGTCGCATCAGCGTGGTTCAGGGCCGCAACGCCATCGGCATCGAACTGCCCAACGCCAAACGCGAAACCGTCTATCTGCGCGACCTGCTGTCCAGCGCCGAATACGACAAGAAGGGCCATCTGCTGCCGCTGGCGCTGGGCGAGACTATCGGCGGCGAGCCCTATGTCGCCGACCTGGCCCGGATGCCCCACCTGCTGATCGCGGGCACCACCGGATCGGGCAAGTCGGTGGGGGTCAACGCCATGATCCTGTCGATCCTGTACCGGCACTCCCCCGCCGAATGCCGCTTCATCATGATCGACCCCAAGATGCTGGAGCTGTCGGTCTATGACGGCATTCCGCACCTGCTGGCCCCCGTCGTGACCGATCCCAAGAAGGCCGTCGTCGCCCTGAAATGGACGGTGCGCGAGATGGAGGACCGCTATCGCCGGATGTCCAAGCTGGGGGTCCGCAACGTCGCCAGCTACAACGACCGCGCGCGCGAGGCCCAGGCCAAGGGCGAGCATTTCGAGCGCACGGTCCAGACCGGCTTCGATGACCAGGGCCGCCCGGTCTATGAGTCCGAGAAGATCCGCCCCGAACCCATGCCCTATCTGGTCGTGGTCATGGACGAGATGGCCGACCTGATGCTGGTCGCCGGCAAGGATGTGGAAGGGGCCGTCCAGCGCCTGGCCCAGATGGCCCGCGCCGCGGGCATCCACCTGATCATGGCCACCCAGCGTCCGTCGGTGGACGTCATCACCGGCACCATCAAGGCCAACTTCCCGACCCGGATCAGCTTCCAGGTCACCTCCAAGATCGACAGCCGAACCATCCTGGGCGAACAGGGCGGCGAACAGCTGCTGGGCCAGGGTGACATGCTCTACATGGCCGGCGGCGGCCGCATCACCCGCCTGCACGGCCCGTTCGTGGACGACAAGGAGGTCGAGGACGTCTGCAAACACCTGAGGGCCCAGGCCGAGCCCGACTATCTGGACCTGATCACCGACGATCCCGACGGCGACGGCGACGCGGCCATGGGTGGCGAGGACGGCGGAGGCTCCGGCGACGACCTCTACGACCGTGCCGTCGCCGTGGTCACCCGCGACCGCAAGGCCTCGACCAGCTACGTCCAGCGCCGCCTCCAGATCGGCTACAACCGCGCCGCCTCCCTGATCGAGAGAATGGAACAGGAAGGCGTCGTCTCGGCCGCCAATCACGCCGGCAAGCGTGACATCCTGGCCGGACCCCCGCCGATGGCGTAA
- a CDS encoding aldehyde dehydrogenase family protein, whose protein sequence is MTDPTPAQTSTAADQARAILSRLGVPDAVWSEGGVTARSPIDGSEAGTLAAATPDAVEAAIDRSVQAFLSWRRVPAPRRGELVRLLGEELRASKDDLAMLVTLEAGKVVSEGLGEVQEMIDICDFAVGLSRQLYGLTLPSERPGHHMRETWQPLGPVAIITAFNFPVAVWAWNAALALVCGDPVIWKPSEKTPMTALAVQAVFDRAMARFGDAPEGLAQLLIGERGVGETLSADPRVALVSATGSTRMGRAVATVVAGRLGRSLLELGGNNAMIVTPSADLEMAVRAIAFSAVGTAGQRCTTLRRLLVHEDVAPALLERLVKAYETLPCGDPREAGVLVGPLIDEDAGAAFDDALRQAEGEGGEVLVGGTRPRSPGIYVRPAIVRMPGQTDVVRHETFAPILYVVTWKTFDEAVEMQNAVPQGLSSCVFTDSVREAEAFLSAWGSDCGIANVNIGPSGAEIGGAFGGEKDTGGGRESGSDAWKAYMRRQTQTVNFSAELPLAQGVRFDV, encoded by the coding sequence ATGACCGATCCGACCCCCGCCCAGACCTCCACCGCCGCCGATCAGGCGCGCGCGATCCTGTCCCGCCTGGGCGTGCCGGACGCCGTCTGGAGCGAGGGCGGCGTCACGGCGCGTTCGCCGATCGACGGGTCAGAGGCGGGGACGCTGGCCGCCGCGACGCCGGATGCGGTCGAAGCCGCGATCGATCGGTCGGTGCAGGCGTTCCTGAGCTGGCGGCGCGTGCCGGCGCCCCGACGTGGCGAACTGGTCCGGCTACTCGGCGAGGAACTGAGGGCGTCGAAGGACGACCTGGCCATGCTGGTCACCTTGGAGGCCGGCAAGGTCGTGTCCGAGGGCCTGGGCGAGGTTCAGGAGATGATCGACATCTGCGACTTCGCCGTCGGCCTGTCGCGCCAGCTGTACGGCCTGACTCTGCCCAGCGAACGGCCCGGCCACCATATGCGCGAGACCTGGCAGCCCCTGGGGCCGGTGGCGATCATCACGGCGTTCAACTTTCCGGTCGCGGTCTGGGCCTGGAACGCGGCGCTGGCTCTGGTGTGTGGCGACCCGGTGATCTGGAAGCCGTCGGAAAAGACGCCGATGACGGCCCTGGCGGTGCAGGCGGTGTTCGACCGGGCCATGGCGAGATTTGGCGATGCGCCCGAGGGCCTGGCGCAACTGTTGATCGGCGAGCGGGGCGTCGGCGAGACCCTGTCGGCCGATCCGCGCGTGGCGCTCGTCTCGGCGACCGGCTCGACGCGGATGGGCAGGGCAGTGGCCACGGTGGTGGCGGGGCGGCTGGGCCGGTCGCTGCTGGAACTCGGCGGCAACAACGCCATGATCGTGACGCCCTCGGCCGATCTGGAGATGGCGGTGCGGGCCATCGCCTTTTCCGCCGTCGGCACGGCCGGGCAGAGATGCACGACCCTGAGACGCCTGCTGGTGCATGAGGACGTGGCCCCGGCCCTGCTGGAGCGGCTGGTCAAGGCCTATGAGACCCTGCCCTGCGGCGACCCGCGCGAGGCCGGCGTTCTGGTCGGGCCGCTGATCGACGAGGACGCCGGCGCGGCCTTCGACGACGCTCTGAGACAGGCCGAGGGTGAAGGAGGCGAGGTCCTCGTCGGCGGGACCCGGCCCCGGTCGCCGGGCATCTATGTGCGGCCCGCCATCGTCCGGATGCCGGGCCAGACGGATGTGGTCCGGCACGAGACCTTCGCCCCCATCCTCTATGTCGTGACCTGGAAGACCTTCGACGAGGCGGTCGAGATGCAGAATGCGGTGCCGCAGGGGCTGAGTTCCTGCGTCTTCACCGACTCGGTGCGTGAGGCGGAGGCCTTCCTGTCGGCCTGGGGTTCGGACTGCGGCATTGCCAACGTCAATATCGGCCCGTCCGGCGCCGAGATCGGCGGGGCCTTCGGTGGCGAAAAGGACACCGGAGGTGGGCGCGAATCCGGTTCCGACGCCTGGAAAGCCTATATGCGCCGCCAGACCCAGACGGTGAATTTCTCGGCGGAACTGCCGTTGGCGCAAGGGGTGCGGTTCGACGTCTGA
- a CDS encoding CBS domain-containing protein, whose product MRIRDVMSKDVQVARPTDSLREVAARMGAGDFGFIPVADGDKLVGAITDRDIAIRAVGAGLGPEATVSQAMSSTVTTVLDSDPLQAALDAMAAGKIRRLPVVDKHERLVGVVSLGDLSTRVKEKYAGETLETISRPN is encoded by the coding sequence ATGCGAATTCGCGATGTGATGAGCAAGGATGTCCAGGTCGCCCGGCCGACCGACAGCCTGCGCGAGGTGGCTGCCCGGATGGGCGCCGGAGACTTCGGCTTCATCCCCGTCGCCGACGGCGACAAGCTGGTCGGGGCCATCACCGACCGCGACATCGCCATCCGTGCCGTGGGTGCCGGCCTCGGCCCCGAGGCGACGGTGAGCCAGGCCATGAGCTCGACCGTGACCACGGTGCTCGATTCCGACCCGCTCCAGGCCGCGCTCGACGCCATGGCCGCGGGCAAGATCCGCCGCCTGCCCGTCGTCGACAAGCACGAGCGGCTGGTCGGGGTCGTCTCGCTGGGCGACCTGTCCACCCGCGTGAAAGAGAAATACGCCGGCGAAACCCTGGAAACCATCTCCCGCCCGAACTGA
- a CDS encoding CaiB/BaiF CoA-transferase family protein, whose product MTETTMADGEKTAGGALAGIKVLDLSRILAGPWASQVLGDLGAEVIKVERPGEGDDTRKWGPPWLADGAGEPTDQAAYYLAANRNKTSVTIDFTKPEGQALVRRLAAQSDILIENYKVGGLAKYGLDYDSLKAVNPRLIYCSITGFGQTGPYAARPGYDLLLQGMGGLMSITGPKDGRPQRAGVAVVDLLTGLYGVVGVLAALAARERTGEGQQIDLALLDVEVACLANQASNFLVSGVSPGRMGNTHPNIVPYQEFPTADGFMIVAVGNDSQFRAFAGVLGHPEWGGDPAYATNPARVANRDVLVPLIEALTPMRTTQAWVGALEAAGVPCGPINVIGEVFDDPQVRARALRVEMAHEAGGTAPGVASPLRMSGTPVAYRHAPPVLGQHTDAVLGGLGLSADEIAELRARGVV is encoded by the coding sequence ATGACGGAGACGACGATGGCGGACGGCGAGAAGACGGCGGGCGGTGCCCTGGCCGGGATCAAGGTGCTGGACCTGTCGCGCATCCTGGCCGGGCCGTGGGCATCGCAGGTTCTGGGTGATCTGGGGGCCGAGGTCATCAAGGTCGAACGACCGGGCGAGGGCGACGACACCCGCAAATGGGGGCCGCCCTGGCTGGCCGACGGCGCGGGCGAACCGACCGATCAGGCCGCCTATTATCTGGCCGCCAACCGCAACAAGACCTCCGTCACCATCGACTTCACCAAGCCGGAGGGCCAGGCCCTGGTACGTCGGCTGGCGGCGCAATCGGACATATTGATCGAGAACTACAAGGTCGGCGGACTCGCCAAATACGGCCTCGACTACGACAGTCTGAAGGCCGTGAATCCACGGTTGATCTATTGCTCGATCACCGGCTTCGGCCAGACCGGACCCTATGCGGCGCGGCCGGGCTACGACCTGCTGCTGCAAGGCATGGGCGGGTTGATGAGCATCACGGGGCCGAAGGACGGGCGGCCCCAGCGGGCGGGTGTTGCGGTGGTCGATCTTCTGACCGGCCTGTACGGGGTGGTGGGGGTTCTGGCTGCGCTGGCCGCCCGGGAACGCACCGGCGAGGGGCAGCAGATCGATCTGGCCCTGCTGGACGTCGAGGTCGCCTGTCTGGCCAATCAGGCGTCGAACTTCCTCGTCTCGGGGGTGTCGCCGGGCCGGATGGGCAACACCCACCCCAACATCGTGCCCTATCAGGAGTTTCCCACCGCCGACGGCTTCATGATCGTGGCGGTCGGCAACGACAGCCAGTTCCGCGCCTTCGCCGGAGTTCTGGGTCATCCGGAATGGGGCGGCGACCCGGCCTATGCGACCAATCCGGCGCGGGTCGCCAACCGCGATGTGCTGGTTCCCCTGATCGAGGCTCTGACGCCCATGCGGACGACGCAGGCGTGGGTCGGGGCGCTGGAGGCGGCGGGCGTCCCCTGCGGCCCCATAAACGTCATCGGCGAGGTCTTCGACGACCCCCAGGTCCGGGCGCGCGCCCTGCGGGTCGAGATGGCCCACGAGGCCGGCGGCACGGCCCCCGGCGTCGCCAGCCCGTTGCGGATGTCCGGCACCCCGGTCGCATACCGCCACGCCCCGCCGGTGCTGGGCCAGCATACGGACGCGGTTCTGGGCGGTCTGGGCCTGTCGGCCGATGAGATCGCGGAGCTCAGGGCGCGGGGGGTGGTCTGA